In one Mustela lutreola isolate mMusLut2 chromosome 8, mMusLut2.pri, whole genome shotgun sequence genomic region, the following are encoded:
- the LOC131837828 gene encoding translationally-controlled tumor protein-like — translation MIHSLMKMSPRKVQGESTKTTIVTGVDIIVNQRFQETSFTKVAYKKYNKDSMESVKVKLEEKRPDRVKPFVAGVTEQIKHTLVNFQNYQFFIGENMNLDGMVALLDSVRVV, via the coding sequence ATGATACATTCATTGATGAAAATGTCTCCACGGAAGGTCCAAGGGGAAAGTACCAAAACCACAATAGTCACTGGTGTTGATATTATTGTGAACCAGCGCTTTCAGGAAACCAGCTTCACAAAAGTAGCCTACAAGAAGTACAACAAAGATTCTATGGAATCAGTCAAAGTTAAACTTGAAGAAAAGAGGCCAGATAGAGTAAAACCTTTTGTGGCAGGGGTTACAGAACAAATCAAGCACACCCTCGTTAATTTCCAGAACTACCAGTTCTTTATTGGTGAAAACATGAATCTAGATGGCATGGTTGCTCTGTTGGACTCTGTGAGGGTGGTGTGA